Proteins encoded by one window of Winogradskyella sp. PG-2:
- the alaS gene encoding alanine--tRNA ligase, with translation MTSQDIRAKFLNFFEGKKHLIVPSASMVLKDDPTLMFVNSGMAPFKEYFLGNADPKQNRIADSQKCLRVSGKHNDLEEVGYDTYHHTLFEMLGNWSFGDYFKKEAIAWAWELLTEVYGIDKDILYVTVFEGSDDADNLKMDQEAYDLWKQYISEDRILMGNKKDNFWEMGDQGPCGPCSEIHVDIRSAEEKAKVDGKSLVNMDHPQVVEIWNLVFMQYNRKANKSLEALPNKHIDTGMGFERLCMVLQGVQSNYDTDVFTPIIREIETITDKDYGNNEKADVAIRVISDHVRAVAFSIADGQLPSNNGAGYVIRRILRRAIRYGFTFLDKNEPFIYRLVDVLSKKMGTAFPELKAQKQLIENVIKEEETSFLRTLDQGLVLLDKIVHTSESKEISGSKVFELKDTYGFPEDLTDLILREKGFTYNSEEFKSALKAQQDRGRKASELKSDDWTILHHDEIEEFIGYDTLEAHVKITRYRKVVSKKDGEMYQLVFNITPFYPEGGGQVGDKGYLEDPHGDVVYILDTKKENNLIIHFAKNLPKHSDEVLKAVVDSKQRYRTECNHTATHLLHQALREVLGTHVEQKGSAVHSKYLRFDFSHFSKLTVEELRDVENFVNARIEGKLPLQENRSVPKQQAIADGAMSLFGEKYGDAVRTIRFGQSIELCGGTHVNNTGDIWHFKVTSESAVASGIRRIEAITHDAVKDFYFENNRAYFEMRDLLNNAKEPVKALQNLQSENADLKKQIENLLKDKAKNIKGELKNELTEINGVQFLAKKLDLDAGGIKDVCFELGSQFDNLFLLFGAENNGKAILSCYISKELVASKDLNAGTIVRELGKYIHGGGGGQPFFATAGGKNSAGIEQALNASKIYLE, from the coding sequence ATGACGTCTCAAGATATTCGTGCAAAATTTTTAAATTTCTTTGAAGGGAAGAAACACCTCATTGTGCCATCCGCATCTATGGTTTTAAAAGATGATCCAACGCTAATGTTTGTTAACTCTGGTATGGCACCTTTTAAGGAGTATTTTTTAGGGAATGCAGATCCTAAACAAAACCGAATTGCTGATAGTCAAAAGTGTTTACGAGTTTCTGGTAAACACAACGATTTAGAAGAAGTTGGATATGATACATATCATCATACGCTTTTTGAAATGTTAGGCAACTGGAGCTTTGGAGATTACTTTAAGAAAGAAGCTATTGCTTGGGCATGGGAATTATTGACAGAAGTTTACGGCATAGATAAAGATATTTTGTATGTTACTGTTTTTGAAGGAAGTGATGATGCTGATAATTTAAAAATGGATCAAGAAGCTTACGATTTATGGAAACAATATATTTCTGAAGATCGAATTCTTATGGGTAATAAGAAAGATAACTTCTGGGAAATGGGAGACCAAGGACCTTGTGGTCCATGTAGCGAAATACATGTTGATATTCGTTCAGCTGAAGAGAAAGCTAAGGTAGATGGAAAGTCTTTAGTTAATATGGATCATCCTCAGGTTGTAGAAATATGGAATCTTGTTTTTATGCAGTACAATCGTAAGGCTAATAAATCTTTAGAAGCCTTGCCAAATAAGCATATTGACACAGGAATGGGATTTGAACGTCTTTGTATGGTATTACAAGGTGTACAATCTAATTACGATACAGATGTGTTTACACCAATTATCCGAGAGATAGAAACGATTACAGATAAGGACTATGGAAACAACGAAAAAGCTGATGTAGCGATTAGAGTAATATCCGATCATGTTAGAGCAGTTGCATTTTCTATTGCCGATGGTCAATTGCCAAGTAATAATGGTGCAGGATATGTAATTAGAAGAATTTTACGTAGAGCAATACGCTATGGGTTTACATTTTTAGATAAGAATGAACCATTTATTTACCGTTTGGTTGATGTGTTAAGCAAAAAAATGGGAACGGCTTTTCCAGAATTGAAAGCACAGAAACAGTTAATTGAGAATGTGATTAAAGAGGAGGAAACGTCTTTTTTAAGAACATTAGATCAAGGTTTGGTGCTGTTAGATAAAATTGTTCACACATCAGAATCAAAAGAAATTTCTGGTTCAAAAGTATTTGAACTTAAAGATACTTATGGATTTCCTGAGGATTTAACGGATCTTATTCTACGCGAAAAAGGGTTTACCTATAACTCTGAAGAATTTAAGAGTGCATTAAAAGCACAGCAAGATCGTGGTCGCAAAGCATCAGAGCTAAAGTCTGATGATTGGACCATTTTACACCATGATGAGATTGAAGAATTTATTGGATATGATACATTAGAGGCACATGTGAAAATCACACGTTATCGTAAAGTTGTGTCTAAAAAGGATGGGGAAATGTATCAACTAGTATTTAATATCACGCCATTTTACCCAGAAGGTGGAGGACAAGTTGGTGATAAAGGGTATTTAGAAGATCCGCATGGAGATGTAGTGTACATATTAGACACTAAAAAAGAAAATAATCTTATTATTCATTTTGCGAAAAATTTACCAAAACATAGTGATGAGGTATTAAAGGCTGTTGTTGATTCTAAACAGCGTTATAGAACAGAGTGCAATCATACTGCTACACATTTATTACATCAAGCCTTGAGAGAAGTTCTAGGTACACATGTTGAACAAAAAGGGTCTGCTGTACATTCTAAATATTTGCGTTTCGATTTTTCTCATTTTTCTAAATTAACGGTTGAAGAATTGAGAGATGTTGAAAATTTTGTTAATGCACGAATTGAAGGAAAATTACCATTACAGGAAAATAGATCTGTACCAAAACAGCAAGCCATTGCAGATGGGGCTATGTCTTTATTTGGTGAAAAATATGGAGATGCTGTACGTACGATTCGTTTTGGTCAGTCTATAGAACTTTGTGGAGGGACTCATGTTAATAATACAGGAGATATTTGGCATTTTAAGGTTACATCTGAAAGTGCCGTAGCTTCAGGAATCAGACGTATTGAAGCTATAACCCATGATGCAGTAAAGGACTTTTATTTTGAAAATAACAGAGCTTATTTTGAAATGAGAGATTTATTAAATAATGCAAAAGAGCCAGTGAAAGCACTTCAGAATCTACAATCTGAAAATGCAGACCTTAAAAAGCAAATAGAAAATCTACTTAAAGACAAGGCTAAGAATATTAAAGGCGAACTTAAAAATGAATTAACCGAAATAAATGGTGTACAGTTTTTAGCTAAAAAATTAGATTTAGATGCTGGTGGCATAAAAGATGTTTGCTTTGAACTAGGAAGTCAGTTTGATAATTTGTTCTTATTATTTGGTGCTGAAAATAATGGCAAAGCGATCTTGTCTTGTTATATATCAAAAGAATTGGTAGCTAGTAAAGATTTAAATGCAGGAACTATTGTAAGAGAATTAGGCAAATATATCCATGGTGGAGGTGGTGGTCAACCATTTTTTGCAACAGCTGGTGGTAAAAATTCTGCTGGCATTGAACAGGCTTTAAATGCATCTAAAATATATTTGGAATAA
- a CDS encoding GSCFA domain-containing protein, whose amino-acid sequence MNLQTEIQLHSQKHNQIDYSSKLLLLGSCFSENIGNKFQYYKFQSSLNPFGILFHPLAIENLISRSVNKEYYIEEDLYFQNEQWCCLDAHSKLSSTSKEELLARLNRQIDNTNNYLSTATHVIITLGTSWVYRHIASDAIVANCHKLPQKQFLKELLSVEQVSESFEATISLVRSVNPKVSFIFTVSPVRHLKDGFIQNTQSKSHLISAIHNVVEPRKQQYYFPSYEIMMDELRDYRFYNEDMLHPNNLAINCIWDKFKNVWISENTELTMQEVDVVQKGLKHKPFNIKSEAHQLFVTKLQSHIKDLCNKYPHFSFD is encoded by the coding sequence ATGAATCTACAAACCGAAATACAATTACATTCGCAAAAGCATAATCAAATAGATTATAGTTCTAAATTATTGCTTTTAGGTTCATGCTTCTCTGAAAATATTGGTAATAAATTTCAGTATTATAAGTTTCAAAGCTCATTAAATCCATTTGGTATTCTATTTCACCCATTAGCGATTGAAAATTTGATATCTCGTTCTGTAAATAAGGAATATTATATAGAGGAAGATTTATATTTTCAAAACGAACAATGGTGCTGTTTAGATGCACATTCAAAATTAAGTAGTACTTCAAAAGAGGAATTGCTAGCAAGACTGAATAGACAGATAGATAACACAAATAATTATTTAAGTACAGCAACTCACGTAATTATTACGCTAGGAACAAGTTGGGTTTATAGACACATAGCATCAGATGCAATAGTTGCTAATTGCCATAAGTTACCTCAAAAACAATTTTTAAAAGAATTACTTTCTGTAGAACAAGTTTCAGAATCATTTGAGGCTACTATCAGTTTAGTTAGGAGCGTGAACCCAAAAGTGAGTTTTATTTTTACAGTATCACCTGTAAGACATCTAAAAGATGGTTTTATTCAAAACACACAAAGTAAATCACATTTAATTAGCGCAATACATAATGTTGTTGAGCCAAGAAAGCAGCAATATTATTTCCCATCTTATGAAATTATGATGGACGAATTACGTGATTATCGCTTTTATAATGAAGATATGTTACATCCTAATAACCTTGCTATAAATTGTATTTGGGATAAATTTAAAAATGTCTGGATTTCTGAAAACACTGAACTTACTATGCAAGAAGTAGATGTGGTTCAAAAAGGTTTAAAACACAAGCCTTTTAATATAAAATCGGAAGCACATCAATTGTTTGTAACCAAACTTCAATCTCATATAAAAGACTTGTGTAATAAATATCCTCATTTTAGTTTTGATTAA
- a CDS encoding HEAT repeat domain-containing protein: MAHFFTYTLFKMKLIQPSEDTIMDWRVTKAIDKIEYALIHGDYRTRQLAAEALEHVGRPSSIPVLLNAMNDKIQKVSIAALNALEALGCTNDLVISITRKRFNWVKEIRDKEEKQRVKKERKYTIHRWERASKKSFELVKERLKRPIR, translated from the coding sequence ATGGCACATTTCTTTACATATACACTCTTCAAAATGAAGTTGATTCAACCTTCAGAAGATACTATTATGGATTGGAGAGTTACTAAAGCGATCGACAAAATAGAATACGCTCTTATACATGGTGATTATAGAACACGTCAATTGGCTGCTGAAGCCTTAGAACATGTTGGCAGACCTTCCTCCATTCCTGTTTTACTTAATGCTATGAACGATAAGATTCAGAAAGTATCTATTGCTGCTTTAAATGCTCTTGAAGCACTTGGATGCACAAATGATTTAGTAATCTCAATTACTAGGAAGCGCTTTAATTGGGTTAAAGAAATTCGAGACAAGGAGGAAAAACAAAGAGTTAAAAAAGAGAGAAAGTATACTATTCATAGATGGGAACGTGCTAGTAAAAAATCTTTTGAGCTTGTTAAAGAACGTCTCAAAAGACCTATTCGCTAA
- the coaD gene encoding pantetheine-phosphate adenylyltransferase: protein MKRAIFPGSFDPITLGHYDIIKRSVKLFDEVIVAIGINADKKYMFSLEERKKFIEDAFKDESKVTVVSYEGLTVDFCQKNNVEFILRGLRNPADFEFEKAIAHTNRDLAPIETVFLLTAASTSYISSSIVRDVIRNNGDYTKLVPDSVSINSK, encoded by the coding sequence ATGAAAAGAGCAATTTTTCCAGGTTCATTTGACCCAATTACATTAGGACATTACGATATTATTAAACGTAGCGTTAAGCTTTTTGATGAAGTGATTGTGGCTATTGGCATCAATGCAGATAAAAAATATATGTTCTCGCTTGAGGAACGTAAAAAATTTATCGAAGACGCTTTTAAAGATGAATCCAAAGTAACTGTTGTAAGTTACGAAGGTCTTACTGTAGATTTTTGCCAAAAAAATAATGTAGAATTCATTTTAAGAGGGCTTAGAAATCCTGCAGATTTCGAATTCGAAAAAGCCATTGCACATACTAATAGAGATCTGGCTCCTATTGAAACTGTTTTTCTTTTAACAGCCGCTAGTACTTCATATATCTCGTCTTCTATTGTAAGAGATGTGATTAGAAACAATGGTGACTATACGAAATTAGTTCCTGACAGTGTAAGTATAAACTCTAAATAA